The proteins below come from a single Clupea harengus chromosome 21, Ch_v2.0.2, whole genome shotgun sequence genomic window:
- the LOC105911792 gene encoding integrin alpha-6-like isoform X1, translated as MGRWRIPVELLSLLLLWTCVSAFNLDTENVISKSGEPDSLFGFSLAMHRQLNPDKRHLLVGAPRAIGLGTQASSNTGGIYTCDINDPASACTRVQFDDKVDKKSESKENQWLGVVVQSQGPGGKVLTCAHRYQQRLFVGSRQEARDITGRCYVLSQDLTIDPDRDGEGGEWKFCSGRQRGHERFGSCQQGLSATFTKDYHYLIFGAPGAYNWKGIVRVEQKNDTLADMGIYSDGPYEVGDENRQDENLVPVPANSYLGFSLDSGKALTKKGQLTVVAGAPRANHSGAVVFLKIEQDTSMMSPEYILEGEGLASSFGYDLAVLDLNADGWQDVVVGAPQFFMKDGDVGGAIYVYINKKGVWKNVKPIRIDGTKDSMFGLSVENIGDVNLDTYEDVAVGAPYDDDGAGKVFIYHGAAEGIKVKPAQVLSGKSGRAKLFGYSLAGNMDLDLNFYPDVAVGSLSDSVYIYRARPVINLEKTVKTSPKELDLTKKNCEGSICLEVEACFTYTANPKTLNPKIMVKYMFQTEMERRKQSLPSRVTFSTRSPTDHESESTGTFELLGQNKQHCIKNQLKLKDNIKDKLRGIPIEVSVEIQEGKRNRRALKGLAPILDSNQPTSVLTEVSFVKEGCGTDNLCQSNLDIKYQFCSREPNKDIFKPLPSHENVQQISLSNQKEIALEVTVTNKGGDDAYEAALIASFPSTLSYSAWRVLNADKQVNCAANQNGSQVECELGNPFKKDSEVTFYIILSTGGISLNTTEVEIDLKLKTTSMQQGQSQVKARADVAIELLLSVIGVAKPSQVYFSGDIKGESAMKHEEEVGGMIEYEFRIINLGKPLQSYGTAALTINWPKHNDQGHYILYLMSVTSTGLERHACSNVDEVNPLGLKEAPTRGKREIASPRTTEEGTISLLTDKRKNKTLSCDGEAKCITIKCPLQGMKSNAVIKLRARLWNSTFLEYYATQNYLNVLVKAKLSLDGKASNIQLKDADATASVTVFPERRVAQYGGLPWWIILVAILLGLLLLGLLIFLLWKCGFFKRSKYSDSVPSYNAVRIKKEERQNEPDTPEKKQWMTTWNENESYS; from the exons TCTGCTGGTTGGAGCTCCTCGGGCTATAGGTTTGGGAACGCAGGCATCTTCAAACACTGGGGGCATCTATACTTGTGACATCAACGACCCCGCTTCGGCTTGTACCAGGGTGCAGTTTGATGACAAAG TGGACAAAAAATCTGAAAGCAAAGAGAACCAGTGGTTGGGGGTAGTTGTACAGAGCCAAGGTCCCGGAGGGAAGGTTCTG ACTTGCGCTCATCGTTATCAGCAGCGGCTGTTCGTGGGCTCCAGGCAGGAGGCTCGTGACATCACGGGCCGCTGCTACGTGCTCTCCCAGGACCTGACCATCGATCCGGATCGGGACGGGGAGGGCGGCGAGTGGAAGTTCTGCAGCGGGCGTCAACGAGGCCACGAGCGCTTCGGGTCCTGTCAGCAGGGTCTATCGGCCACCTTCACCAAGGACTACCACTACCTGATCTTTGGAGCACCCGGAGCTTACAACTGGAAAG GCATAGTAAGAGTGGAACAGAAGAATGACACACTGGCAGATATGGGCATTTACAGTGATGGCCCCTATGAGGTGGGCGATGAGAATCGCCAGGATGAAAACTTGGTGCCAGTTCCTGCCAACAGTTACCTTG GCTTCTCCCTCGACTCTGGGAAGGCCCTCACCAAGAAAGGCCAGCTGACTGTGGTCGCTGGAGCGCCGCGAGCCAATCACAGTGGAGCAGTGGTATTTCTGAAGATCGAGCAGGACACCTCCATGATGTCCCCAGAATACATCCTGGAGGGGGAGGGACTCGCCTCGTCCTTCGGCTACGACCTGGCAGTCCTTGATCTCAATGCCGATGG GTGGCAGGATGTTGTTGTCGGGGCACCCCAGTTTTTCATGAAAGATGGCGATGTTGGTGGAGCCATCTACGTCTACATCAACAAGAAAGGAGTGTGGAAGAATGTCAAGCCTATCCGAATTGATGGGACAAAAGACTCCATGTTTGGCCTGTCGGTGGAAAACATTGGGGATGTGAACCTTGACACCTATGAAG ATGTGGCAGTTGGGGCACcttatgatgatgatggcgcAGGGAAGGTGTTCATCTATCATGGAGCTGCCGAAGGCATCAAGGTTAAACCAGCACAG GTTCTGAGTGGAAAGAGCGGTCGTGCCAAGCTGTTTGGATACTCCCTAGCAGGAAACATGGACCTGGACCTCAACTTCTATCCTGATGTGGCCGTTGGCTCCCTGTCTGACTCAGTGTACATCTACAG GGCACGGCCAGTCATCAATCTGGAGAAGACTGTGAAGACATCACCAAAGGAACTTGACTTGACAAAGAAGAACTGTGAAGGCAGCATATG TCTAGAGGTGGAAGCCTGCTTCACGTACACAGCGAATCCAAAAACCCTCAATCCTAAAATAA tggtGAAGTACATGTTCCAGACGGAGATGGAACGCAGGAAGCAGAGTCTTCCTAGCCGAGTGACATTCTCCACACGCTCACCAACGGACCATGAGAGCGAGAGCACAGGAACCTTTGAACTGCTTGGTCAGAACAAGCAGCATTGCATCAAGAACCAACTCAAACTAAAG GACAACATTAAGGACAAGCTGAGAGGGATTCCCATCGAGGTGTCTGTGGAGATCCAAGAAGGCAAGCGCAACCGCAGGGCCCTTAAGGGTCTCGCCCCTATCCTGGAttccaaccaaccaaccagcgTTCTCACCGAG GTGAGTTTCGTGAAGGAGGGCTGTGGTACTGACAACCTCTGCCAGAGTAACCTGGATATCAAGTATCAGTTCTGCTCACGAGAACCAAACAAAGACATCTTCAAACCCCTACCAAG CCATGAAAATGTTCAGCAGATCTCGCTCAGCAACCAGAAGGAAATCGCGTTGGAGGTCACAGTGACTAACAAGGGTGGAGATGACGCCTATGAGGCAGCGCTGATCGCTTCATTCCCCAGTACCCTCTCGTACTCTGCCTGGCGTGTCCTAAATGCA GATAAGCAGGTGAACTgtgcagccaatcagaatggaTCACAGGTTGAGTGTGAGCTGGGTAATCCTTTTAAGAAAGACTCAGAG GTGACCTTCTATATCATTCTAAGCACCGGTGGCATCTCTTTAAATACCACAGAGGTAGAAATCGACCTGAAGCTGAAGAC GACAAGCATGCAGCAGGGCCAAAGTCAGGTGAAGGCCAGGGCAGATGTGGCCATAGAGTTGCTGCTCTCAGTCATTGG CGTGGCAAAGCCCTCCCAGGTCTACTTCAGCGGAGATATCAAAGGAGAGAGTGCCATGAAGCATGAGGAAGAGGTTGGCGGCATGATCGAATACGAATTTCGG ATAATCAACCTGGGAAAACCTCTGCAGTCATACGGGACCGCCGCTCTGACCATCAATTGGCCCAAGCACAACGACCAGGGCCATTACATCCTCTACTTGATGAGCGTGACCTCCACCGGCCTGGAGAGGCACGCCTGCTCCAATGTAGACGAGGTCAACCCACTCGGACTGAAAGAG GCTCCAACCAGGGGCAAACGTGAAATCGCCAGTCCGAGAACCACAGAGGAAGGCACCATCTCGCTCCTTACAGacaagaggaaaaacaaaactcTG TCTTGTGACGGTGAAGCTAAATGCATTACCATCAAGTGCCCCCTGCAGGGGATGAAGAGTAATGCAGTCATTAAACTTAGAGCTCGACTATGGAACAGCACGTTCCTGgag TACTACGCCACACAAAATTACCTGAATGTCCTGGTGAAAGCGAAACTCAGTCTGGATGGCAAGGCCTCAAACATTCAACTGAAGGACGCTGATGCAACA GCGAGTGTGACCGTGTTCCCTGAGAGGCGGGTGGCGCAGTATGGCGGCCTGCCCTGGTGGATCATCCTGGTGGCCATCCTgctgggcctgctgctgctgggcctgctcaTCTTCCTGCTCTGGAAG TGTGGATTTTTCAAGCGTTCCAAGTACAGTGACAGTGTTCCCAGCTACAACGCGGTGCGGATAAAAAAGGAGGAGCGACAGAACGAGCCGGACACTCCGGAGAAGAAGCAGTGGATGACGACCTGGAATGAGAATGAAAGCTACTCTTAA
- the LOC105911792 gene encoding integrin alpha-6-like isoform X2, protein MGRWRIPVELLSLLLLWTCVSAFNLDTENVISKSGEPDSLFGFSLAMHRQLNPDKRHLLVGAPRAIGLGTQASSNTGGIYTCDINDPASACTRVQFDDKVDKKSESKENQWLGVVVQSQGPGGKVLTCAHRYQQRLFVGSRQEARDITGRCYVLSQDLTIDPDRDGEGGEWKFCSGRQRGHERFGSCQQGLSATFTKDYHYLIFGAPGAYNWKGIVRVEQKNDTLADMGIYSDGPYEVGDENRQDENLVPVPANSYLGFSLDSGKALTKKGQLTVVAGAPRANHSGAVVFLKIEQDTSMMSPEYILEGEGLASSFGYDLAVLDLNADGWQDVVVGAPQFFMKDGDVGGAIYVYINKKGVWKNVKPIRIDGTKDSMFGLSVENIGDVNLDTYEDVAVGAPYDDDGAGKVFIYHGAAEGIKVKPAQVLSGKSGRAKLFGYSLAGNMDLDLNFYPDVAVGSLSDSVYIYRARPVINLEKTVKTSPKELDLTKKNCEGSICLEVEACFTYTANPKTLNPKIMVKYMFQTEMERRKQSLPSRVTFSTRSPTDHESESTGTFELLGQNKQHCIKNQLKLKDNIKDKLRGIPIEVSVEIQEGKRNRRALKGLAPILDSNQPTSVLTEVSFVKEGCGTDNLCQSNLDIKYQFCSREPNKDIFKPLPSHENVQQISLSNQKEIALEVTVTNKGGDDAYEAALIASFPSTLSYSAWRVLNADKQVNCAANQNGSQVECELGNPFKKDSEVTFYIILSTGGISLNTTEVEIDLKLKTTSMQQGQSQVKARADVAIELLLSVIGVAKPSQVYFSGDIKGESAMKHEEEVGGMIEYEFRIINLGKPLQSYGTAALTINWPKHNDQGHYILYLMSVTSTGLERHACSNVDEVNPLGLKEAPTRGKREIASPRTTEEGTISLLTDKRKNKTLSCDGEAKCITIKCPLQGMKSNAVIKLRARLWNSTFLEYYATQNYLNVLVKAKLSLDGKASNIQLKDADATASVTVFPERRVAQYGGLPWWIILVAILLGLLLLGLLIFLLWKCGFFGNKDDDPSEKEKLTSEA, encoded by the exons TCTGCTGGTTGGAGCTCCTCGGGCTATAGGTTTGGGAACGCAGGCATCTTCAAACACTGGGGGCATCTATACTTGTGACATCAACGACCCCGCTTCGGCTTGTACCAGGGTGCAGTTTGATGACAAAG TGGACAAAAAATCTGAAAGCAAAGAGAACCAGTGGTTGGGGGTAGTTGTACAGAGCCAAGGTCCCGGAGGGAAGGTTCTG ACTTGCGCTCATCGTTATCAGCAGCGGCTGTTCGTGGGCTCCAGGCAGGAGGCTCGTGACATCACGGGCCGCTGCTACGTGCTCTCCCAGGACCTGACCATCGATCCGGATCGGGACGGGGAGGGCGGCGAGTGGAAGTTCTGCAGCGGGCGTCAACGAGGCCACGAGCGCTTCGGGTCCTGTCAGCAGGGTCTATCGGCCACCTTCACCAAGGACTACCACTACCTGATCTTTGGAGCACCCGGAGCTTACAACTGGAAAG GCATAGTAAGAGTGGAACAGAAGAATGACACACTGGCAGATATGGGCATTTACAGTGATGGCCCCTATGAGGTGGGCGATGAGAATCGCCAGGATGAAAACTTGGTGCCAGTTCCTGCCAACAGTTACCTTG GCTTCTCCCTCGACTCTGGGAAGGCCCTCACCAAGAAAGGCCAGCTGACTGTGGTCGCTGGAGCGCCGCGAGCCAATCACAGTGGAGCAGTGGTATTTCTGAAGATCGAGCAGGACACCTCCATGATGTCCCCAGAATACATCCTGGAGGGGGAGGGACTCGCCTCGTCCTTCGGCTACGACCTGGCAGTCCTTGATCTCAATGCCGATGG GTGGCAGGATGTTGTTGTCGGGGCACCCCAGTTTTTCATGAAAGATGGCGATGTTGGTGGAGCCATCTACGTCTACATCAACAAGAAAGGAGTGTGGAAGAATGTCAAGCCTATCCGAATTGATGGGACAAAAGACTCCATGTTTGGCCTGTCGGTGGAAAACATTGGGGATGTGAACCTTGACACCTATGAAG ATGTGGCAGTTGGGGCACcttatgatgatgatggcgcAGGGAAGGTGTTCATCTATCATGGAGCTGCCGAAGGCATCAAGGTTAAACCAGCACAG GTTCTGAGTGGAAAGAGCGGTCGTGCCAAGCTGTTTGGATACTCCCTAGCAGGAAACATGGACCTGGACCTCAACTTCTATCCTGATGTGGCCGTTGGCTCCCTGTCTGACTCAGTGTACATCTACAG GGCACGGCCAGTCATCAATCTGGAGAAGACTGTGAAGACATCACCAAAGGAACTTGACTTGACAAAGAAGAACTGTGAAGGCAGCATATG TCTAGAGGTGGAAGCCTGCTTCACGTACACAGCGAATCCAAAAACCCTCAATCCTAAAATAA tggtGAAGTACATGTTCCAGACGGAGATGGAACGCAGGAAGCAGAGTCTTCCTAGCCGAGTGACATTCTCCACACGCTCACCAACGGACCATGAGAGCGAGAGCACAGGAACCTTTGAACTGCTTGGTCAGAACAAGCAGCATTGCATCAAGAACCAACTCAAACTAAAG GACAACATTAAGGACAAGCTGAGAGGGATTCCCATCGAGGTGTCTGTGGAGATCCAAGAAGGCAAGCGCAACCGCAGGGCCCTTAAGGGTCTCGCCCCTATCCTGGAttccaaccaaccaaccagcgTTCTCACCGAG GTGAGTTTCGTGAAGGAGGGCTGTGGTACTGACAACCTCTGCCAGAGTAACCTGGATATCAAGTATCAGTTCTGCTCACGAGAACCAAACAAAGACATCTTCAAACCCCTACCAAG CCATGAAAATGTTCAGCAGATCTCGCTCAGCAACCAGAAGGAAATCGCGTTGGAGGTCACAGTGACTAACAAGGGTGGAGATGACGCCTATGAGGCAGCGCTGATCGCTTCATTCCCCAGTACCCTCTCGTACTCTGCCTGGCGTGTCCTAAATGCA GATAAGCAGGTGAACTgtgcagccaatcagaatggaTCACAGGTTGAGTGTGAGCTGGGTAATCCTTTTAAGAAAGACTCAGAG GTGACCTTCTATATCATTCTAAGCACCGGTGGCATCTCTTTAAATACCACAGAGGTAGAAATCGACCTGAAGCTGAAGAC GACAAGCATGCAGCAGGGCCAAAGTCAGGTGAAGGCCAGGGCAGATGTGGCCATAGAGTTGCTGCTCTCAGTCATTGG CGTGGCAAAGCCCTCCCAGGTCTACTTCAGCGGAGATATCAAAGGAGAGAGTGCCATGAAGCATGAGGAAGAGGTTGGCGGCATGATCGAATACGAATTTCGG ATAATCAACCTGGGAAAACCTCTGCAGTCATACGGGACCGCCGCTCTGACCATCAATTGGCCCAAGCACAACGACCAGGGCCATTACATCCTCTACTTGATGAGCGTGACCTCCACCGGCCTGGAGAGGCACGCCTGCTCCAATGTAGACGAGGTCAACCCACTCGGACTGAAAGAG GCTCCAACCAGGGGCAAACGTGAAATCGCCAGTCCGAGAACCACAGAGGAAGGCACCATCTCGCTCCTTACAGacaagaggaaaaacaaaactcTG TCTTGTGACGGTGAAGCTAAATGCATTACCATCAAGTGCCCCCTGCAGGGGATGAAGAGTAATGCAGTCATTAAACTTAGAGCTCGACTATGGAACAGCACGTTCCTGgag TACTACGCCACACAAAATTACCTGAATGTCCTGGTGAAAGCGAAACTCAGTCTGGATGGCAAGGCCTCAAACATTCAACTGAAGGACGCTGATGCAACA GCGAGTGTGACCGTGTTCCCTGAGAGGCGGGTGGCGCAGTATGGCGGCCTGCCCTGGTGGATCATCCTGGTGGCCATCCTgctgggcctgctgctgctgggcctgctcaTCTTCCTGCTCTGGAAG TGTGGTTTCTTTGGCAACAAAGACGATGACCcctcagaaaaagagaaactgaCCTCAGAGGCCTGA